A genomic stretch from Erwinia sp. E_sp_B01_1 includes:
- a CDS encoding MlaD family protein: protein MQQETPTTPTNARIKSRGKISPFWLLPFIALLIAGWLVWTNYQDRGTTITIDFATADGIVPGRTPVRYQGVEVGLVQGISMTDDLRTIKINASIKSDMKDALKDETQFWLVTPKASLAGVSGLDALVGGNYIGMMPGKGQPKDHFVALDTQPKYRVNTGEMLIHLHTPDLGSLNTGSLVYYRKIPVGRVYDYSINPGNKGVTVDVLIERRFTNLVKKDSRFWNVSGVKADVGLNGAKVELESLAALVNGAVAFDSPEKSGQAQSDENYDLYPDLAHSHRGVSIALDLPNGKNLKVNSTPLMYQGLEVGTLTGMTLQPGGKVTGELTIDPSVTGLMRTGTRIEMRSPKISLSDTSLSSLLTGNTLELVPGQGEPTDHYTVLESNESLLQQPNAIEVKLTAPESYGIDAGQPIMLHGMQIGQVISRTLNEQGVSFAIAIAPDYRQLVHGDSKFIINSRLDVKLGLDGMEVLGASAREWVDGGIRLDPGSKGEPKQSYPLYSNAEKAAEGITTDQLPVTLTLTAKSLPDVQAGSVVLYRKFQVGEIVDVIPRANEFDVRVHVKQEYRKLLTPNSVFWSEGGARVQLNGSGLTVQASPLNRALKGAISFDNLTGAGAGLTSKDKRVLYESETTARAVGSQITLHTYDATKLASGMPIRYLGITIGQLENLALSPDKNQVIAKAVLYPEYVKDFARLGSRFSVVSPEISAAGVNHLDTLLQPYINVDPGKGRAQRTFELQESTITDARYLDGLNVIMDAPEGGSLSVGTPVLFRGIEVGTVTGTSLGAMADRVQITLRISKKYQHLVRNNSVFWLASGYNLKFGLIGGVVKTGTFQQFIQGGIAFATPPTVPLAPQATSGKHYLLEDEEPKDWRKWGTALPGN from the coding sequence ATGCAACAGGAAACGCCGACTACACCGACTAACGCGCGCATCAAAAGCCGGGGGAAAATTTCACCTTTCTGGCTGCTGCCGTTTATTGCGCTGCTGATCGCTGGCTGGCTTGTCTGGACTAACTACCAGGATCGCGGCACTACGATCACCATTGATTTTGCTACCGCAGACGGCATCGTGCCGGGCAGAACGCCGGTTCGCTATCAGGGAGTGGAAGTGGGTCTGGTGCAGGGCATCAGTATGACGGATGATTTACGCACCATCAAAATCAATGCCAGCATCAAAAGCGATATGAAAGATGCACTCAAGGATGAAACACAGTTCTGGCTGGTCACGCCCAAGGCCTCACTGGCGGGCGTCTCTGGTCTTGATGCGCTGGTTGGCGGTAACTATATCGGCATGATGCCGGGTAAAGGTCAGCCGAAAGATCACTTCGTTGCGCTGGATACCCAGCCGAAATACCGTGTAAACACCGGCGAAATGCTGATCCATCTGCATACGCCAGATTTGGGCTCGCTGAATACCGGTTCGCTGGTGTATTACCGCAAAATCCCGGTTGGGCGCGTTTATGACTACAGCATTAACCCCGGTAACAAAGGAGTGACTGTAGACGTGCTGATTGAGCGTCGCTTTACCAACCTGGTGAAGAAGGACAGCCGTTTCTGGAACGTTTCTGGCGTGAAAGCAGACGTGGGGTTGAACGGCGCAAAAGTCGAGTTGGAAAGTCTGGCTGCGCTGGTTAACGGTGCGGTCGCATTCGATTCGCCGGAGAAATCCGGACAGGCGCAGTCTGATGAAAATTACGATCTCTATCCCGACCTGGCCCACAGCCATCGTGGCGTAAGCATCGCACTGGATTTGCCAAACGGTAAAAATCTCAAGGTTAACAGTACGCCGCTGATGTATCAGGGGCTGGAAGTGGGCACGCTGACAGGTATGACGCTGCAACCCGGTGGCAAAGTCACTGGCGAACTGACCATTGATCCCTCCGTAACTGGCCTGATGCGGACCGGAACGCGCATTGAGATGCGCAGCCCGAAAATCAGCCTCAGTGATACCAGCCTGAGCAGTCTGCTGACCGGTAACACGCTGGAACTGGTGCCGGGACAGGGAGAACCAACAGATCATTACACCGTGCTGGAGAGCAATGAATCGTTGCTGCAACAGCCCAACGCGATTGAAGTGAAACTCACCGCGCCTGAAAGCTACGGTATTGATGCAGGCCAGCCGATCATGCTGCACGGCATGCAGATCGGCCAGGTGATCAGCCGGACGCTTAATGAACAGGGCGTCAGTTTTGCCATCGCCATTGCTCCGGATTACCGTCAACTGGTGCATGGTGACAGCAAGTTCATCATCAACAGCCGCCTGGATGTCAAACTGGGTCTGGATGGCATGGAAGTCCTGGGTGCCAGCGCCCGTGAATGGGTGGATGGCGGCATTCGCCTCGACCCCGGAAGTAAAGGCGAGCCTAAGCAGAGCTATCCCCTCTATTCCAATGCAGAAAAAGCCGCGGAAGGGATCACCACCGATCAACTTCCGGTTACGCTTACCCTCACTGCAAAAAGTCTGCCGGATGTTCAGGCGGGATCTGTCGTGCTCTACCGCAAGTTTCAGGTCGGCGAAATTGTCGATGTTATTCCAAGAGCCAATGAATTCGACGTTCGCGTGCATGTGAAGCAGGAGTATCGCAAGTTGCTGACGCCTAACAGCGTGTTCTGGTCTGAAGGCGGTGCCCGCGTCCAGCTTAACGGCAGCGGCCTGACGGTTCAGGCATCGCCTCTGAACCGGGCGCTGAAAGGCGCTATCAGCTTCGATAACCTGACGGGAGCAGGAGCCGGGCTGACCAGCAAAGACAAGCGCGTACTTTATGAATCTGAGACCACTGCCCGTGCCGTCGGTAGCCAGATCACTCTGCATACCTATGATGCGACCAAACTGGCCTCCGGAATGCCGATCCGCTATCTGGGCATCACCATCGGACAGCTTGAAAATCTGGCGCTCAGCCCGGACAAAAATCAGGTCATTGCCAAAGCCGTGCTGTATCCGGAATACGTTAAAGATTTTGCACGTCTTGGCAGCCGCTTCTCGGTGGTTTCGCCGGAAATTTCTGCCGCTGGCGTCAATCATCTGGATACGCTGCTTCAGCCTTATATCAACGTGGATCCAGGTAAAGGCCGTGCTCAACGCACCTTCGAATTGCAGGAGTCGACTATTACTGACGCCCGCTATCTCGATGGGCTGAACGTGATCATGGATGCACCGGAAGGGGGATCGCTTTCTGTGGGCACGCCGGTTCTGTTCCGTGGCATTGAAGTGGGAACCGTGACCGGAACCTCACTGGGCGCAATGGCAGACCGTGTGCAAATCACGCTGCGGATCAGCAAGAAATATCAGCACCTGGTCCGCAATAACTCAGTGTTCTGGCTGGCTTCCGGTTACAACCTCAAATTTGGCCTGATTGGCGGCGTGGTGAAAACCGGCACCTTCCAGCAATTTATACAGGGCGGCATTGCTTTTGCCACGCCACCGACCGTTCCGCTGGCACCACAGGCGACCTCCGGCAAACACTACCTGCTGGAAGACGAGGAGCCAAAAGATTGGCGTAAATGGGGAACCGCACTCCCGGGAAATTAA
- the kdgR gene encoding DNA-binding transcriptional regulator KdgR, with translation MASGDVDKQPDSVSSVMKVFGILQALGEEREHGITELSQRVMMSKSTVYRFLQTMKTLGYVDQEGDSEKYTLTLKLFELGAKALQNVDLIRSADIQMRDISRQTKETIHLGALEEDSIVYIHKIDSLYNLRMYSRIGRRNPLYSTAIGKVLLAWRETAEVKEIMAEVTYSKSTPRTVDSTEALLPVLERVRSQGYGEDNEEQEEGLRCIAVPVFDRFGVVIAGLSISFPTIRFAEEEKSRYVAMLHHSARILSEQMGYHNYPF, from the coding sequence ATGGCATCTGGCGATGTGGATAAACAACCCGACTCTGTCTCTTCGGTAATGAAGGTTTTTGGCATTTTGCAGGCGTTGGGTGAAGAACGGGAGCACGGCATCACTGAACTTTCACAGCGTGTGATGATGTCTAAAAGCACCGTTTATCGTTTTTTGCAAACGATGAAAACCCTGGGATACGTCGATCAGGAAGGGGACTCTGAAAAATATACCCTTACCCTGAAACTGTTTGAACTTGGCGCTAAGGCTCTGCAAAACGTAGATCTGATCCGCAGTGCAGATATTCAGATGCGGGATATTTCACGCCAGACTAAAGAGACCATTCACCTTGGCGCGCTGGAAGAAGACAGCATTGTCTATATCCACAAGATAGATTCGCTCTATAACCTGCGGATGTATTCACGAATTGGCCGCCGGAATCCTCTTTACAGTACGGCTATTGGCAAAGTATTGCTGGCATGGCGTGAGACAGCGGAGGTCAAAGAGATCATGGCTGAGGTGACTTACAGTAAGAGCACGCCAAGGACCGTAGACAGCACAGAAGCTCTGTTACCCGTGCTGGAACGCGTCCGGTCTCAGGGCTACGGTGAAGATAATGAAGAGCAGGAAGAGGGGCTACGCTGCATTGCGGTTCCGGTGTTCGACCGGTTTGGTGTGGTGATTGCCGGACTGAGTATCTCTTTTCCTACAATCCGCTTTGCTGAAGAAGAAAAAAGTCGCTATGTGGCGATGCTGCACCATTCGGCCCGGATCCTCTCTGAACAGATGGGGTATCACAACTATCCTTTCTGA
- a CDS encoding MFS transporter, with the protein MSQTTQTDGLPLPQRYGAIMAIALGITVAVLDGAIANVALPTIARELQASPAESIWIVNAYQLAIIVSLLSLSFLGDILGYRRVYQAGLVLFTCTSLFCALSSSLEMLTFARVIQGFGGAALMSVNTALIRIIYPQRYLGRGMGINSLIVAVSTAAGPTVAAAVLSVASWKWLFLINIPVGLAALYLAFRFLPDNTQKAKEQRFDIPSAIMNALTFGLMISALSGFAQGQSGKLILAELAALVVIGYLFIRRQLKMPFPLLPVDLLRIPIFSLSIGTSVCSFCAQMLAMVSLPFFLQTVLERNEVATGLLLTPWPLATMVMAPIAGRLIERYHPGLLGTAGLALFAGGLFSLALLPESPSDLNIIWRMALCGAGFGLFQSPNNHTIISSAPGHRSGGASGMLGTARLLGQTSGAALVALMFNLFGAHGTHASLLLAGSFSTLAAVVSALRITQPRAKASS; encoded by the coding sequence ATGTCGCAAACAACACAAACAGACGGGTTGCCCCTTCCTCAGCGCTATGGCGCCATCATGGCGATCGCGCTGGGTATAACCGTAGCCGTGCTCGACGGGGCTATTGCCAACGTAGCCCTGCCTACTATCGCCAGAGAGTTACAGGCCAGTCCGGCGGAATCTATCTGGATTGTTAATGCTTATCAGCTGGCCATCATCGTTTCGCTACTTTCCCTCTCCTTCCTGGGTGACATTCTTGGCTACCGCAGGGTTTACCAGGCCGGGCTGGTGCTGTTTACCTGTACCTCGCTCTTTTGCGCGCTCTCCAGTTCACTGGAAATGTTGACCTTCGCCCGCGTAATCCAGGGGTTCGGTGGTGCAGCGCTGATGAGCGTTAATACTGCGCTGATTCGCATTATCTATCCGCAACGTTATCTGGGACGCGGCATGGGTATCAACTCGCTGATTGTCGCCGTCTCGACCGCTGCAGGACCCACCGTGGCTGCCGCTGTGCTGTCCGTAGCGTCATGGAAATGGTTATTCCTGATCAACATTCCTGTGGGGCTGGCCGCCTTATATCTGGCGTTCCGCTTCCTGCCCGACAATACGCAGAAAGCCAAAGAACAGCGCTTTGATATCCCGAGTGCCATCATGAATGCCCTGACCTTTGGCCTGATGATCTCCGCCTTAAGCGGATTCGCACAGGGTCAAAGCGGCAAGCTAATCCTGGCTGAACTGGCGGCGCTGGTCGTGATCGGCTACCTGTTTATTCGTCGTCAGTTAAAAATGCCCTTCCCTCTGTTGCCGGTCGATCTGCTGCGCATTCCGATCTTCTCTCTGTCGATAGGCACTTCCGTCTGCTCTTTTTGCGCCCAGATGCTGGCGATGGTCTCACTGCCTTTCTTTCTGCAAACGGTATTAGAACGTAACGAGGTGGCAACAGGCTTATTGCTGACGCCCTGGCCGCTGGCCACTATGGTCATGGCACCGATAGCGGGCAGGTTGATTGAACGTTATCACCCTGGCCTTCTGGGCACCGCAGGTCTGGCACTCTTTGCTGGGGGGTTATTCTCGCTGGCTTTGTTACCCGAATCGCCTTCGGATTTAAACATCATCTGGCGCATGGCGCTGTGTGGCGCGGGATTTGGTCTGTTCCAGTCACCCAATAACCATACCATCATCTCTTCTGCCCCCGGTCACCGGAGCGGCGGTGCCAGCGGGATGCTGGGCACGGCACGCCTGTTAGGGCAGACCAGCGGAGCCGCCCTGGTAGCCCTGATGTTCAATTTATTCGGTGCTCATGGTACTCACGCCTCGCTTCTGCTGGCGGGGAGCTTCTCAACGCTTGCCGCTGTGGTCAGTGCCTTACGGATCACTCAGCCCAGGGCCAAAGCCAGTAGCTGA
- a CDS encoding GAF domain-containing protein, with protein sequence MTKTEFYSDLNRDLRALIAGETSFLAAMGNCSALLYERLEGVNWAGFYLLTEADTLVLGPFQGKIACVRIPVGRGVCGTAISEKRVQRVDDVHAFPGHIACDAASNAEIVLPLVVNGQVIGVLDIDSVEYNRFDSEDEAGLLSLTDGLCEVLAGSDVEKFIHMKRS encoded by the coding sequence ATGACAAAAACAGAGTTTTATTCGGACCTGAACCGTGATTTGCGCGCGCTTATCGCTGGAGAGACCAGTTTTCTGGCAGCGATGGGAAATTGCAGCGCATTATTATATGAACGCCTTGAGGGTGTTAACTGGGCAGGTTTCTATCTGTTGACCGAAGCCGATACTCTGGTATTGGGTCCTTTCCAGGGAAAAATTGCCTGCGTGCGTATTCCGGTAGGTCGCGGAGTGTGCGGTACGGCAATTTCTGAAAAACGGGTACAGCGCGTGGATGACGTACATGCCTTCCCCGGACACATCGCTTGTGACGCGGCCAGTAATGCTGAAATCGTGCTGCCATTAGTGGTGAACGGGCAGGTAATCGGCGTTCTGGACATCGATAGCGTGGAATACAACCGCTTTGACAGCGAAGACGAAGCAGGGCTTTTAAGCCTCACTGACGGGCTGTGTGAAGTGCTTGCCGGGTCAGATGTGGAAAAATTTATTCACATGAAACGCAGCTAA
- the proQ gene encoding RNA chaperone ProQ: MENQPKLNSSKEVIAFLAERFPQCFSAEGEARPLKIGIFQDLVERVQGEMNLSKTQLRSALRLYTSSWRYLYGIKAGAIRVDLDGNACGVLDEQHVEHARKQLEEAKARVQAQREQQQAKKREAGEEGAPRRTRKPARKPSAEGEQPRQVRSKPARSAERAPSAERQAPATKPVTDTAALQVGQNIKVTAGKSAMDATILEITKNGVRVQLASGLAMIVRAEHLQF, from the coding sequence ATGGAAAATCAACCCAAGTTGAATAGTAGTAAAGAAGTCATCGCCTTTCTGGCCGAGCGTTTCCCCCAATGCTTCAGTGCGGAAGGCGAAGCCCGTCCCCTTAAGATTGGCATCTTTCAGGATTTAGTTGAGCGCGTGCAGGGCGAAATGAATCTGAGTAAAACTCAGCTTCGCTCCGCACTGCGTCTTTATACCTCCAGCTGGCGCTATCTGTATGGCATCAAAGCGGGTGCCATTCGCGTTGACCTCGATGGCAATGCCTGCGGCGTTCTTGATGAGCAGCATGTGGAACATGCACGTAAGCAGCTCGAAGAGGCCAAAGCGCGTGTTCAGGCACAGCGTGAGCAGCAGCAGGCGAAGAAACGCGAAGCCGGTGAAGAGGGCGCACCACGCCGCACTCGTAAACCAGCCCGTAAACCTTCTGCCGAAGGTGAGCAGCCGCGTCAGGTTCGCAGCAAACCTGCTCGCAGCGCAGAGCGCGCGCCTTCCGCAGAGCGTCAGGCACCTGCCACTAAACCCGTTACCGATACCGCAGCACTGCAAGTCGGGCAGAATATTAAAGTCACCGCAGGCAAAAGTGCGATGGATGCCACCATTCTTGAAATCACCAAAAATGGCGTCCGGGTACAGTTGGCTTCCGGCCTGGCAATGATAGTACGCGCAGAACACTTGCAGTTCTGA
- the htpX gene encoding protease HtpX, with translation MMRIALFLLTNLGVMLVFGLILSLTGIQSSSVQGLMIMAGLFGFGGAFVSLLMSKWMALRSVGGEVIEQPRNETERWLVQTIAQQAQQAGIAMPQVAVYHAPDINAFATGARRDASLVAVSTGLLQNMSRDEAEAVLAHEISHIANGDMVTMTLIQGIVNTFVIFISRILAQVASGFLSGNRDEGESNNGNPMVYFAVSMVLELVFGIVASIITMWFSRHREYHADAGSAKLVGREKMIAALQRLKTSYEPQEASTMMAFCINGKSKSLSELFMSHPPLDKRIEALRSGQYLK, from the coding sequence ATGATGCGTATTGCGCTTTTCCTGCTGACCAACCTGGGCGTTATGTTGGTCTTTGGGCTGATCCTCAGCCTGACAGGGATCCAGTCAAGCAGTGTACAGGGCCTGATGATCATGGCGGGTCTGTTTGGCTTTGGCGGTGCGTTTGTTTCACTGCTGATGTCAAAGTGGATGGCGTTGCGATCCGTAGGCGGTGAAGTTATTGAGCAGCCGCGTAACGAAACGGAGCGCTGGCTGGTGCAGACCATTGCACAACAGGCCCAACAGGCCGGGATTGCTATGCCTCAGGTTGCTGTTTATCACGCACCTGATATCAACGCTTTTGCTACCGGTGCACGACGCGATGCGTCGCTGGTTGCCGTTTCAACGGGTCTGTTGCAGAACATGAGCCGTGATGAAGCCGAAGCGGTACTGGCGCATGAGATCAGCCATATCGCTAATGGTGATATGGTCACCATGACCTTAATCCAGGGCATAGTGAACACCTTTGTGATCTTTATCTCGCGTATTCTGGCGCAGGTGGCTTCCGGCTTCCTGTCTGGTAACCGCGACGAAGGTGAGAGCAACAATGGTAACCCGATGGTTTACTTCGCCGTGTCGATGGTGCTGGAGCTGGTATTTGGCATTGTGGCGAGCATTATCACCATGTGGTTCTCCCGTCATCGTGAATACCATGCAGACGCCGGTTCAGCAAAACTGGTGGGCCGTGAAAAGATGATTGCCGCGCTGCAGCGTCTTAAAACCAGCTATGAGCCGCAGGAAGCCAGCACCATGATGGCATTCTGTATCAATGGCAAATCCAAATCGCTGAGCGAGCTGTTTATGTCGCATCCGCCGCTGGATAAGCGTATTGAAGCACTGCGCAGTGGCCAGTATCTGAAATAG
- the yebS gene encoding membrane integrity lipid transport subunit YebS — protein MKIHAISHALPQARYQRCPQCDTLFSLPDVKSNQSAHCPRCNARIMNGRDWSMTRLSAMAVTMLLLMPFAFSEPLLTIRLLGTNIRASLLEGITQMAQQGEIITASMVAFCTIGAPATLVASIAWLFFGPKLGLNLRPVLLMLDRLKEWVMLDIYLVGIAVASIKVQDYADITPGPGLIAFISLAVLSLITLIHLNVEQLWHRFYPQPQPQVAPEKLQVCLSCHHTGLADDRGRCPRCHTPLRFRRRFSLQKSWAALISSIVLLIPANLLPISIIYLNGARQNDTILSGIMSLASGNVPVAIVVFVASILVPFTKVIVLLTLLISIHFKCEQGLKTRVRLLRVVTWIGRWSMLDLFVISLTMSLVNRDQLLAFTMGPAAFYFGSAVILTILAVEWLDSRLLWDAHATGNADYTD, from the coding sequence ATGAAAATACACGCCATCAGCCATGCTCTGCCCCAGGCACGTTATCAGCGTTGCCCCCAATGCGATACCCTTTTTTCCTTACCAGATGTGAAATCTAATCAGTCTGCGCACTGCCCCCGCTGTAATGCCCGAATTATGAATGGCCGTGACTGGTCTATGACCCGGCTCTCTGCGATGGCGGTAACTATGCTGCTGTTAATGCCTTTTGCCTTCAGTGAACCGCTGCTGACTATCCGGCTGTTGGGCACCAATATTCGCGCCAGTTTACTGGAAGGCATCACTCAGATGGCGCAGCAGGGAGAGATCATTACAGCCTCTATGGTGGCCTTCTGTACTATAGGCGCACCGGCCACGCTGGTTGCCTCTATAGCCTGGCTCTTCTTTGGTCCAAAGCTGGGGTTGAACCTGCGTCCGGTCTTATTAATGCTGGATCGGCTGAAAGAGTGGGTAATGCTGGATATCTATCTGGTGGGCATTGCGGTGGCCTCAATTAAAGTGCAGGACTATGCCGACATCACGCCTGGCCCTGGTTTAATCGCTTTTATTTCGCTGGCCGTACTGAGCCTGATTACTCTTATTCACCTGAACGTGGAGCAGTTATGGCACCGCTTTTATCCGCAGCCACAACCGCAGGTAGCCCCGGAAAAATTACAGGTCTGTCTAAGTTGCCATCATACTGGCCTGGCTGACGATCGCGGTCGGTGTCCCCGTTGTCACACGCCGCTTCGTTTTCGCCGTCGGTTCAGCCTGCAAAAATCCTGGGCGGCACTCATTTCATCAATAGTGCTGTTAATCCCGGCTAACCTGCTACCTATCTCGATCATTTACCTTAATGGTGCCCGTCAGAATGACACCATCCTTTCGGGTATTATGTCGCTGGCTTCAGGGAATGTTCCGGTAGCCATAGTGGTATTTGTAGCCAGTATCCTGGTTCCTTTCACCAAAGTTATTGTGCTGTTGACGCTGTTGATCAGCATTCACTTTAAATGTGAGCAGGGCCTGAAAACCCGCGTTCGTTTGCTGCGGGTGGTTACCTGGATCGGACGCTGGTCTATGCTGGACCTGTTTGTTATCTCGTTAACCATGTCACTGGTCAATCGCGATCAGCTGCTGGCTTTTACTATGGGACCGGCCGCCTTCTACTTTGGCTCGGCGGTCATACTTACTATCCTTGCCGTTGAGTGGCTGGATAGCCGTTTACTTTGGGATGCTCATGCAACAGGAAACGCCGACTACACCGACTAA
- the prc gene encoding carboxy terminal-processing peptidase: protein MNNFFKTTVLAGLLLAGNVFAADNITRADQIPQLHQEAQHATVSERVSSRFTRSHYRQFDLDKDFSVKIFERYLNLLDYSHNLLLTSDIEQYASKKTSLSDELKSGKLDVFYDLYNLAQKRRFERYQYALSVLNKPMNFTGNDTIDIDRSKSPWPKTTAELNQLWDAKVKYDELSLKLTGKDEKEIREVLTKRYQFAVRRLAQSNSEDVFQLAMTAFAHEIDPHTNYLSPRNTEQFNTEMSLSLEGIGAVLQMDDDYTVINSMVAGGPAAKSKSITVGDRIVGVGQPGKPMVDVIGWRLDDVVAQIKGPKGSKVRLEVLPAGKGTKTRTVSLTREKIRLEDRAVKMTVHNVGSKKVGVLDIPGFYVGLTDDVKVQLQKLQKQNVDSVVIDLRTNGGGALTEAVSLSGLFIPGGPVVQVRDNNGKVREDSDNDGIVYYKGPLVVLVDRFSASASEIFAAAMQDYGRALIVGEPTFGKGTVQQYRSLNRIYDQMLRPEWPALGSVQYTIQKFYRINGGSTQRKGVTPDLLMPTGVEAVETGEKFEDNALPWDSINAANYTKTGDLTSLEPQLIKDHQDRIARDREFQYIIKDIARFNALKDKRNIISLNLAEREKENHEDDALRLERINARLQQEGKKPLAKLDDLPKDYKEPDPYLDETVNIANDLAQLEKAQTPPAAAK, encoded by the coding sequence ATGAACAACTTTTTTAAAACCACCGTACTGGCTGGACTGCTGCTGGCAGGGAATGTCTTCGCTGCTGATAACATTACGCGTGCCGATCAGATTCCTCAGCTGCACCAGGAAGCTCAGCATGCAACAGTGAGTGAACGTGTCTCATCACGTTTCACCCGCTCCCATTACCGTCAGTTCGATCTTGATAAGGATTTTTCCGTCAAGATTTTTGAACGTTACCTGAATCTGCTGGACTACAGCCATAATTTGCTGCTGACCTCAGATATCGAACAATACGCCAGCAAAAAAACCAGCCTCAGCGACGAGCTGAAGTCCGGAAAGCTGGATGTGTTTTACGATCTCTATAACCTGGCGCAAAAACGCCGGTTCGAACGCTATCAGTACGCTTTGTCGGTACTGAATAAGCCCATGAATTTCACCGGTAACGATACGATTGATATCGACCGGAGCAAGTCGCCGTGGCCAAAAACCACTGCTGAGCTGAATCAGTTGTGGGATGCAAAAGTCAAATATGACGAGCTGAGCCTCAAACTGACCGGCAAAGACGAAAAAGAGATCCGCGAAGTGCTGACCAAGCGCTATCAGTTTGCGGTTCGTCGTCTTGCACAAAGTAACAGTGAAGACGTTTTCCAGTTGGCGATGACCGCCTTCGCTCACGAAATCGATCCGCACACCAACTACCTTTCCCCCCGTAACACCGAGCAGTTTAATACCGAAATGAGCCTGTCTCTTGAAGGTATCGGTGCGGTGTTGCAGATGGATGATGACTATACCGTGATCAACTCCATGGTGGCGGGTGGTCCGGCAGCCAAAAGCAAATCTATCACCGTTGGCGATCGCATCGTGGGTGTAGGCCAGCCAGGCAAGCCTATGGTGGATGTGATCGGCTGGCGTCTTGATGACGTTGTCGCGCAGATCAAAGGGCCTAAAGGGAGCAAAGTGCGCCTGGAAGTCCTGCCAGCCGGGAAGGGCACCAAAACCCGTACCGTCTCCCTGACGCGCGAGAAGATCCGCCTTGAAGATCGTGCGGTCAAAATGACCGTGCATAATGTGGGCAGCAAGAAGGTCGGCGTGCTGGATATCCCAGGCTTCTATGTTGGCCTGACGGATGACGTGAAAGTGCAGCTGCAGAAGTTGCAGAAGCAGAACGTCGACAGTGTGGTGATCGACCTGCGTACTAACGGCGGTGGTGCATTGACCGAAGCTGTTTCCCTGTCCGGCCTGTTTATTCCAGGCGGCCCGGTGGTTCAGGTTCGTGACAACAACGGTAAAGTGCGTGAAGACAGTGATAACGACGGGATCGTGTATTACAAAGGTCCTTTAGTGGTACTGGTCGATCGTTTCAGTGCTTCCGCATCCGAAATCTTTGCCGCTGCCATGCAGGATTATGGTCGTGCGCTGATTGTGGGTGAACCCACCTTTGGTAAAGGCACCGTTCAGCAGTATCGTTCTCTGAACCGGATCTACGATCAGATGCTGCGTCCGGAATGGCCTGCGCTGGGTTCTGTGCAGTACACCATTCAGAAGTTCTACCGTATTAATGGCGGCAGCACTCAGCGTAAAGGCGTCACGCCCGATCTGTTGATGCCAACCGGTGTTGAAGCGGTAGAAACCGGTGAGAAGTTCGAAGACAATGCCCTGCCCTGGGACAGCATCAATGCGGCAAACTATACCAAAACCGGTGATTTAACCTCACTGGAGCCGCAACTGATCAAAGACCATCAGGATCGCATTGCCAGAGATCGTGAGTTCCAGTACATCATCAAAGATATCGCGCGCTTTAATGCCCTGAAGGATAAGCGCAATATCATCTCTCTGAACCTTGCCGAGCGTGAGAAAGAGAATCATGAAGATGATGCACTGCGTCTGGAGCGGATCAACGCCCGTCTGCAACAGGAAGGTAAAAAGCCTCTGGCTAAGCTGGACGATCTGCCGAAGGACTATAAAGAACCGGATCCCTACCTGGATGAGACGGTGAATATTGCCAACGACCTGGCGCAGCTTGAAAAAGCGCAAACGCCGCCAGCCGCAGCAAAATAA
- a CDS encoding YobH family protein, giving the protein MRFLVRIVALLVVVWIALLVTGYGVLAGSSKNVAGLGLQCQYLTARGMVTAQYLHTDSGVVGVTDCPLLKKSTEVVDN; this is encoded by the coding sequence ATGAGATTTTTAGTTCGCATCGTTGCGTTGCTGGTGGTTGTCTGGATTGCCTTGCTGGTCACGGGTTATGGGGTACTGGCAGGAAGCTCTAAAAATGTGGCCGGACTGGGATTACAGTGCCAGTACCTGACGGCGCGTGGCATGGTAACCGCTCAGTACCTGCACACTGACAGCGGTGTGGTCGGCGTCACCGACTGCCCTCTGCTGAAAAAGAGCACGGAAGTGGTCGATAATTAA